The sequence CGTTTTCCCAAAAGATAAACGGGATGCGATCATGACCGTTTACGCGTTTTGCCGTTACACAGACGATATGGTTGATACTGAAAATGGCAATCATAATCCGTTTGAATTTCTGGATCATTGGAAAACGGAACTGCAAACCGCGATTACCGGTAAGTCACAGCTTAATTTTTTGAATAGGCTTGTTTACATTGCGCGCAGATTCTCAATACCTCTAGAACTGTTTTTTGAGTTAATTCGCGGCGTAGAGATGGATCTAACAAAAAACCGTTACAAAACTTTTGATGAGTTGTATGAATACTGCTATCGCGTAGCGTCTACGGTCGGATTGATGACCGTCAGCATTTTAGGGGAGAAGAATTCACGGATTGAATCCTACGCAGTTAATACGGGTATTGCCGTCCAGTTAACCAATATCATTCGCGATGTCGCTTCAGATATTAAAAAAAACCGTATTTATATACCGAAACAGGAATTAGAAAAATTTGGATGCACCGAAGATGACCTGCTAAGCGGAAACAATCAGTCTTCTTTTGTGAGGCTCATGCGGGAACAGTGCATACGCGCGCGCCGCTATTATATGAAGGCCGATGAGGATTATGCAGCAGAACGATCTTATATATTATTTCCTGCAAGAGCCATGCAGAACATTTATCACTCACTTCTGGTAAAAACAGAACGAAACCTGGAAAATCTTTCTTCAAAAAAAATTTCTCTATCGATTCCTCAAAAGGCCTCAATTGTTTTCAAGACATGGTGGAATGAAAGACAGTTTGCGTAATGACCCATTCCGGTAAAACAGTCATCGTGATCGGGGGAGGTTTGGCCGGTCTTGCAACGGCAACTCTCTTATCGGATCGTGGATTTCAGGTGACTTTGATCGAACAAAAACACCGCCTGGGCGGCAGAACATTTTCTTTTCAAGACCGCACTACGTCCGATGTCGTCGATAACGGCCAACATATCCTCATGGGCTGTTATCATTATACGCTTCGTTGGTTAAAATTCCTCGGGCAAGCTCAACCTACCCAAACGGGTAGGTTGATTCATATTCCATTTGCAGCGCCGCATAAAAAGCTGAGTTCCTTAATTATTCCGGTTCTGCCTATGCCGATGCATCTGCTCGTTGGGATTTTGCGATTTAAAAATCTGTCGTTTTGGGAACGTTTACTGCTCATCAAAGCGGGGCTGAAATTACCGTTTCAGCATATTCCGGAAACCATTTCGGTTGACGATTGGCTTAAGGATTTGGGGCAAAATGAAAATCTGAAAACATATTTCTGGAACCCCGTTTGTTTGGCCGTAATGAATGAATCGTTGCAGAACGCTTCGGCTAAATTGTTTGCAACGGCTCTAAAACACATGTTTCTCGTTAAAGGCGATTACTCCAGAATTATTATACCAAAAACGGGTTTGTCTGAGTTATTTGTAATACCATCGGAAGTGTTGATTAGACAGAACGGTGGAATTGTATTATTAGATCGGGAGGTTGATAAAATACAACTGGCGAATGATCAAATAACGGGAATTACGCTAAATAACAAGAATCTGTTACAGGCCGATGTTTATGTTTCAGCAGTACCGCAATCCGGTTTTTTTAATATTATTGATAAGGACATCCGGGATAAGCACTTTCAAGCAATGGCTGTTTTACGAACTTCTCCGATCATTTCTATATATGTTTGGTTAACCGGTATTCAAACAGATCAGTTATTTCATGGATCTTTTATCGGGTGTATTCATACCAAGATACAGTGGATTTTCAAGAAATCGGACAGTTTGCTTGAAATAACGATCAGCGGAGCCGTCGATATGATTAACCGGCAACGCGAAGAAATTTTCGAATTGATTGTTGGGGAATTGGAAATACTGTTTGCAGATTTTAAAGGCTCCATGGTGCGTCATTTCCTAGTGATTAAGGAGCGGAACGCAACTTTTTCTCAGCCACCGGATTCGGGATATCATCGGCCTTCGTGTAGGACGCCAATCAAGAATTTTTATATAGCGGGCGATTGGACGGATACGGGACTGCCTGCAACCATCGAAGGCGCCGTTAAAAGCGCATATACTGCGGTAGATCACGTTTGCGCAGAATACCTGCGGTAAGGGGATTATGCTAAAAAAAAACGACCGCATTACTGAATTAGAGTTTCAGGATTCCGAGGGCATAAACTACCGTTTAGAAAAATTTCACGGTCGAAAGGCTGTTGCATTATTTTTTTATCCGATGGATTTCACCAGGATCTGTACTGCGCAGGTGTGTTATTTTCGGGAACGATATGAAGAGATTTGCAAACTTGGGGGTGAATTATTCGGCGTTAGTCTTGATGATAGCGTAACGCACAATAGCTTCATCAGTAAACATCAATTACCGTTTCCATTAATTTATGACCATAGAAAAAAACTTGGAAAACAATTTGGGGTTCTGCGGCTCGGCGGAATATTACGAAATAAAAGGGCAACATTTGTTTTGTCGCCTGCCGGAATCATACTTGATGTTATACACAATGAATTTAATGCGGAAGTTCATGCGGATCGATTCATTGAGATTCTAGAATCGATGAATTTATAGCAGATTAAGTTCGCCTCTCTCCAGTTCAATGAGGAGTTTTTTTTTATCTATCCCGCCGCCGTAACCCACCAAGCTTCCATTTTTTCCAATCACACGATGGCAGGGCACTATGATCGCAACGGGGTTGTTATGATTTGCTCCGCCCACCGCGCGAACGGACTTTGGATTATTGATCTTTTTGGCAATATCACCGTAACTGCAGACATGCCCGTAAGGAATTTTCTGTAGCTGTTCCCATATCTTGATTTCAAATTCAGAGCCGCGCAAATCCAAAGGAACCGTAAAGTTCTTACGTTTTCCTGAAAAATATTCCTGCAATTCCTTTTCCGCTTGCTCGATTACGTCATTTGTGCCTTCAACCCATTCGGCGTCAAAGACTTTTCGAATCTTGCCGGACATTTCTTTATAACGTTCAGGCAGATAAAATTCGAGGAAACAGATCTTATCGGCAATGGAACCTAAGACCATATCGCCAAGCGGCGACTTAATTATTTTGTATATAATCAGGTTTGCCACAACGCTTACTTCTTATAAATCCTTGTCGCATAGTCAGCAACCATACGATCGGTATTAAATTTCGGGATCAACGTTTGCATGGCTTTGCGTATTTTCATAATCCACAAACGCGGGATATTAGCGGCGTCTCGATTATAGAAAGTGGGAATGACTTCATTTAATAATACGTTATAAAGATTTACCTCGTCTACACGATCCTGTTCTTGCTCACTGTCAGGATGTTCATCTTTGCCGATTGCAAAACCGTTGGTGCTGTCATATCCCTCGCGCCACCAGCCGTCCAGGATGCCGAGATTCAAGCCGCCGTGAATAGCAATCTTTTGCCCGCTGGTTCCGCTTGCTTCTAATGGCCGGCGCGGCGTATTGAGCCATATATCGCAGCCTGAAATAAGAAATCGCGCGACATTAATATCGTAGTTTTCTATAAATGCGACTTTGCCGAATAATTGCGGATGTTTGCTTAATTCAACGACACGTTTGATCAGCGCTTTTCCGTTGTCATCTTTCGGATGGGCCTTGCCGGCAAAGATAATTTGAAGTGGACGGTCTTCGTTATTGAACATGGAAAGAGATTTTTCGATGTTCGCAAAGATCAGCGGCGCGCGTTTGTAGGTTGCGAATCGTCTTGAAAAACCTATGGTCAATGCATCGGGCGATAAAAATGTGTCAAACAGTTTAACGCCGTTTCCGCCGGCCCGCCGCTGCTGCTCTTTCAGTCTCATGCGCGTGAATTCTATGAGCAGGCGGCGTAAATTGTATCTCAAAGCCCAGATTTCTTCGTCCGGAATAAAATTCGGATCGGATACCTTGTGCCAAAAGTCGCCTTGCATAATATGATATTCCCAGTCCTCTCCCAGGAACTTGTGCCAGAATTTACGCGTAGGATAATTCATCCAGCCAAGGATATGGACGCCATTGGTAATATGCGTGATAGGTACTTGTTCAACCGGTTTGTCAGGAAACAGGCCTTGCCACATTTTGCGTGTGACATCGCTGTGTAAGGCGCTGACGGCGTTAGTTGATCGCGACATTTTCAAAGCGAATACGGTCATGCAAAATGTTTCTTTGTCGTCGTACGGATTGACACGTCCGTATTCCATAATCTTGTCAATGGAAATTCCAAGAGTCGCGCTGTAATTGGACAAAGTAAAAAGCATGAGATCTTTTGTAAATCGGTCGTGTCCGGCCGGAACAGGCGTATGGGTCGTAAAAACACAATGTTCTTTGACCCAGGAAAACGCTTCCTCAATGGTTTTTCCTTCGAGAAGTTTTTCGCGCGCCAATTCAAGCCCCAAGAATGCGCTGTGCCCCTCATTCATGTGGTATACCGACGGTTCAACGCCGATTGTGTTTAAGAGACGCACTCCTCCAATGCCCATCGCTATTTCTTGACAAATGCGCGTCGTGATGTCGCCGCCATAGGTTCGTGCCGTGAGTTCGCGGTAATGCTCTTCGTTATCAGGATGATTGCTATCAAGTAAATACAGTTTAATTCGCCCGATGTTCAGTTTCCAAACATAAAGTTTTACGATGCTGTGGCCTATCTCGACGAATGTGACTACCGGCTTTCCCGCCTTATCACGAAGCAATGTAATAGGCAGGTTGTGTGGGTCATTCGTAACATACGTCTCATGTTGCCATCCGTCAACAGCCAGGGTCTGGTGGAAATAACCCTGCCTGTAAAATAAGCCGATTCCAACCATCGGTATACCGAGATCGCTCGCCGATTTGATATGATCGCCGGAGAGAACGCCGAGGCCGCCGGAATAGATCGGCAGGCTCTCATGTAACGCAAATTCAGGACTGAAGTAGGCGATGGGATGTTGCTGAAATTCCGCCATATTCACGCTGCCCCAGGTCTTTTCGCGGTGCATGTATTGATGAAAATCATCAAGCATTTCTTTCACGCTCTCACCGAATGTGGATTCACGGAGCCGAGCCTGCAGTTCTGCCGGCGAAATTGAATTTAATACGGCAACGGCATTATGGTTTGTTTCCTCCCAAACCATCGTGGCCAGTTCTTTAAAGATCAATTGAGCGCTTTGATTCCACGTCCACCAAAGATTATGCGCGACCTCTTTTAGTCCGTCGATCTGTGATTCAATAATTGGATTCATTTCGTATATTGTTGTTGGTAAGTATTTGTGAATTGTAGAAAAGTAAGGAATTTATTTTTCATTTCAAAAAATAATTGCTTAAAAGGCAATATTTTGTTATGCTTGCACCTGTTTTGATGCATTGAGACAATTGGAGAGGTGTCCGAGTGGTTGAAGGAGCCGGTCTCGAAAACCGGTATGCCTGTAAGGGTATCGTGGGTTCGAATCCCACCCTCTCCGCTAAACTACGCCCGCCTAATCAACGGACTTCGTTTAGTTGGCCACCATAATTTCTCCGGAAATATAAAAAGCTGATTCAAATGAATCAGCTTTTTGCATTATTGAAATATTTTTAGAGATTGCATTTCAAACCTGTCCCCACTTTGTTCAGTTAATACTCATCGTAATCAAGCGAGGGCGCATGAAACAGTGACGCTATGAGTGTGACCTGATGCAGAGCTGGTCTTGACAATTTGTTGGTTGGCAGCGAGATTTGCGAAATCGGCTGCAGTGATAGTAACAAAATGAGTGTGACCGGCACTGCCGGTTATGTCGTATGTTTCCTCGACCGCAGCAGCGACAGCAGCCTTCGATACGGTAAGTTGATGGCCATGGTTGCCGCCAATGGCTACATTAGTACCTGCATTTAAACAGTCCGGTTGTGGTGTCGGCCCGCCACCATTGTCCCCTCCGTCAGATTCGTTCTTACTTTCAGAACATGCTATGACCCATTTGCTGATACTCAACGTGGTGAATAGCACAATGAATAATTTAAAAAAATCGAAGCGTGAGATCTTTTTCATAGGCTTTTCCTAAATTTGGTGGACGTTTAAATATTAATGAGAGGAATGATATTATAACTAAAAAAATGTATGTATATTTCAATAAATTGTGTATAATTATTCATAGCAACCCGTCATTTTAAGCGCATTCGAAAATGAATCAGCAACCCAACATAGAAAAGCTGGGCCGTTATAAAATTCTGGGCATTCTTGGCCAGGGTGCAATGGGCATTGTGTATAAGGCGATCGACGAGCGCATAGAGCGTGTGGTGGCTATTAAGACTCTGCAGGCCGGGACCGACCTGCCGGAAGACCGAATAGCTGAATTCCGGGAAAGATTCTTTCATGAAGCGCAGTACGCCGGAAAACTCAATCACCCTGCGATTGTCACTATTTTTGACGTAGAAGAAGTAGACGGAATATCGTATATCGCAATGGAATATGTTGACGGCAAAACCCTCGAACATGTTATAGATAATGAGTCGGAACTTCCCGTCAGCAGGATGATTGAGATCATGATTGAAATTTGTGACGGATTGAGTTACGCACATAAAAACGGAGTAGTTCACCGCGATATAAAGCCCAGTAACATTATTCTTACAAACGACGGGCATGCAAAAATCACAGATTTTGGTATAGCTAAAGTTAGCACATCGAACAACACGGTTGTCGGAACAATATTAGGCACGCCGGGATACATGTCGCCGGAACAGATCACGGGAAAGTCAGTTGATCATCGAACCGATATATTCTCGCTTGGCGCAGTGTTTTATGAGTTTCTTACGCAACACAAGGCGTTTCCGGGCACAAATTTGACGGAAATTCTTTATCGCGTGATGAATGAAAACCCGCCTCCCGTGAGCGTAGTTAATCCAATGGTTCCGCCGGTTTTCGACAACATTATTTCCCGCGCATTAAGGCGCAATGCGGAAGAGCGGTACCGAAGCGTCGATTTTTTTGAACAGGACATTCAGCGGGTGGAGTTAACGCTAACCATGACCGGATCCAGAGGTATGAGCGCTCTCTCAGATGACACGGCAAAAATGGCGTTACCTTCATTATTCAATAAAATTGGAATTTCGCTGGATTACAAAAAGCTTACTATGGGGCTTTCGGTGTATTCCGGAATGCTGACTTTTATTCTCTTTTTCATGCTGATATTTGGAAGTCATACCAATCGAATCGCCGATACATTGACCGCACAGAAACCGGCCTCATTAGAAGTGGCGCTTAATGTGCCCGATGCCGTGGTAAGTATTGACGGGCTGGTTATTCAAACAAAGAAAAATAGTATCAAGATCGACAGCGTTGGTGTGGGAGAACACAGATTAGTAGTGAAACGCGATTTTTATGAGAAGTACGAAACGGCATTGGTTTTTGCGACCGGTGAGTCGAAAAAAGTTGACGTCAACCTGAAACTCTCTCCGGTTGAAATTCCGCCCGGAGTGGATACGTCGTTTATTACGATTACATCGAATCCAAAGATGGCAAAAGTTGAAACCAGCACTGGGTTATTTATAGGCTATACGCCGATTGAAAAATTCCCATTTCCTGGAGGCAACTATACGCTGTTGTTTTCTAAAGAGGATTACTCATCAAAGACCCGCAACGTTGTATTTCGCAGATATCGAAATTATCCGGTTGAAATGACTCTGGATAAATTACGAGGATTTGTTTCATTGGAAAGGGTCTACCCGGAGGATGCCGGCCTTATATGGAATGGGAAGAAATTACAAAAAAATCTTAGAACCAATCGATTCAGCGTCGAAGTTGGCGATCAGACTGTGACTATCAGCGCAGATGGATACGAAGACGTTACGAAACAATTGGTTCTTAAGTTTGACGAAACTATCGAACTGGGTGATTCGTTGAAAGCTACGTACGGCTCTTTACTTGTGCAGTCGAATCCTAGTGGAGCGGATATTTTTATTGACGATTCGGAGAAGTCAGTAGGTAAGTCGCCGGTTCAACTCGATCTTTTGTTAGCAAGCACGCACAGGATCAGTGCGGCTTATAAGAATGAAAAAAGAAACAAAACAATAAAAGTAGAAAAAAATGATACTATTACAACCACGATCGTATTTTCAAATCCAAACGGTTTTCTCGAATTAAATTCTGATCCGCCGGGAGCTTACATTTACATCAACACCGCTTTACGCAGGGGTGTTACGACACCCCAAACGATTGAAATTCAGCCCGGATTTCATAAAATACGTCTCACGCATCCTAAATTCAGTAAGTTCTACGAATTGACGGTGCGCGTTAGGCCTGAGAATTCAACAAAAATCGAACATAAATTCGAATAACGTTTTTCCGCCATCCGTCATATTCATGACCTTTACACCGCGAACCATTTTCCTGCTAATTTTTTTTTCTCTTTTGACCGTCAGCGGATTCGCAATAGATGAATTATTATATATTGGGATTGTTGCGGCGTTGCTACTGTTCGCGGCCATTTGTTTTGAGTTTTGGTTTATGCCAAATCAAGACCAAATTATTGTATGGAGAAAAGTTGCTTCAAAGTTAGCGCTGGGAGTTGAAAACAGCGTAAAAATTTATGTTGAGAACCGTTCCGTATCAGAACTAAAAATGATGATTCATGACGAGCCGCCGGATGAGTTCGCTATGCGTAGCGTAAATTTTGAAGCGACTTTACGTCCGCGTGAAATCAGATCTTTCTATTATGAAATTCATCCAAATCATCGCGGCGATTTCGTATTTCATAATGTGAATCTTTCTTGCTACGGCATTCTATTTGGCCTTATTCAGAAGCGCTACATTTTTTCATTATTGATGCCGGTTAAGGTCTATCCAAATTTTAAAGCCATCAAGAAATTTGAATTGACCGCACTGAGAGGAAAATGGATGCAGTCCGGCACGCGTCCTGTACGACAATTCGGGCAAGGAACTGAATATGAAAGTTTGCGTGAATATTCTCCGGACGACGAATACCGTAATATTAATTGGAACGCTTCAGCGCGAATGGCCAAGTTGATCACAACGCAATATCAGGTTGAACGTAGCCAGAATGTAATGATCTTGATTGACGCGGGTAGATTGATGGGTGGAGTTTCAATGGGGTTGTCAAAATTAGATCATGCAATCAATGCCGCTCTTGTTCTATCCGATATAGCCATCAAAAAAAACGACAATGTTGGAATACTTGTCTTTTCAAAAACTGTCCAATCTTTTCTTGCCCCTAAAAAGACCCGTACACAACTTTCGTTTATCGCGGAACGTCTGTATAACGTAAAAAGCGAACTTGTAGAATCAGACTATGCAAGCGCGTTTGAATACCTGCGTCAAAAACATAAGAGGCGTTCATTGATCGTGATGTTTACCGAGTTTTTGGATCGTTATTCATCTCAGATATTGATCCACAATGTTTCTGTTATGTACCCAAAACATCTGCCGCTATGCGTACTAATGAAGGACCATTCTCTGAATATGATTGTAAATCAAGCGATCGAGTCAAAAGATGATGTATATCAAAAAGCCGCCGCCGCAGAGCTTTTGGAAGAAAGAGAGCAGGCCATTGCATTCGTTCGTTCTCATGGCGCGATAGTACTGGACGTTCTTCCTGAAAATCTGTCATCCGAAGTAATAAACAAATATATTGAAATAAAGAATAAGAATAGACTGTGAGGCGTACGGTTTCATATTGGGGTGCTGCATGATCATGTGGGTTGTTTTTATCTGTTATGTTTCAGCGATGATTTATCTCGGATTCCGGAGCCGGCATACAGAGAAAGGCGATGATTACTGGACTGCAGCGCGGGACTTGGGGGGATGGTCGGCAGGATTCTCATTGTCTGCCGGATTTATGTCTATTTCGTGGTCCTGTGTGTACGCCATTCAGATTTTTTACTGGTACGGCTTATCAGGCTTTCTTCTCATGACGCTTCCGTGGATGGCGGCGTTAACCGGCATATATTTTTTAGCAACAAGATTTCGCGATCTTCCCGCATTCAGCCAGACTGAAATGGTGCGCATCCGATTTGGCAAGAGGTCGGCCATTATGGTGAGTTTGACGCAGGTCATTGTCTTCTTAATATGGGGAGGCGCTGAAATTTACGTTGCCGCGAATCTTCTGGAATCGTCGCTAGGGATAGACAAGTTTTGGATCATGGTGCTGATTACGCTGACGATAGCGATTTACTCTACCTGGGGCGGGTTTTCAGCGGTAGTCAAAACGGATAAACTGCAGTTTGTTTTTGTTGCGTCTTATCTTTTTGCTGTAGCTTGGATGGCTATGTTGCAGTTGCCGGAACTAGATACCGGGAACCTGATTCCCGCAAGGGCGCAGGATCCTTTTTTTGATGGCGCATTAATGCCGCTTATTATTATTACGGCGTTTGCTTATTTGCCCGGGTGGCTGAGTGAAGCCGACCTTTGGCTTAGAATTCAAGCAGCGCGAAACGTCAAAGAAGCCCGCAAAGCGGCATTGATCGGTTTGTTCAATTCGTTTTTGTTCGTCGGCGTTATTCCCGCTGTAATTGCCATGGCCGCTTTGACTTTGTTTCCGGTCAACGATGCCGCATCAACGGGTGTGATAGGAAATGAAGGGGAGAAAATTATTTCTGCGATCGTGCTGCCCTTTAACAATCCTTGGATGGAAATTTTTCTTGGGATTGGCTTGTTGTGTGCATCAATGAGCACTATAGACACCTGCACAAATATCGTCAGTCTTAACGTAGGCAGGGATATTCTACAGACGAAGAAACTCAGTATGTCGAAGGGTGTCAATGTCGCTGTAATGGGCGCGGCATTCCTCATCTCTATCAACGTGAATTCATTATGGGATATTTTCTATTTGTCATCAGGATTACTGAGCACTGTCGTAGCGCTTCCTGTTTTGGCGACCTTAAACAAAAGAATACCTGGCGAAGCTGTCTTTTATTCCAGCATTGTGGGTTTTGCATGCACGGTATTTTTTTATTTTAACTCCTCGTTTGGATGGATACCATTGTCCATGAATGTTGTCTTGAGGGATACCGGCATTGAATATGTTGTATATGGGATCATCGGCGCAGGCGTTGGTTTTGCTGCAGGTTACTTTTTACGATCGGAAAGATAATTATACATTTCCAGGCATATTTTTCTTTCTATTGCGAGGTCGATGATCGGCTCGGTGTAATTATTCAATACCGTTTTTTGGCGATACGCGAAGGGCTCGTGAATTATTTTATCGTCGTACTCATCCAATTCAGGGAGCCAGCGTTTGATATAAGAACCCTGCGCGTCAAATTTCCTGCTTTGGGTCAACGGATTAAATATCCTAAAATACGGCGCCGCGTCAACCCCTGTTCCTGCAGCCCACTGCCAGTTTCCGTTATTGCTTGATAATTCAAAATCCAAAAGCCGTTGGGCAAAATATTTTTCTCCCCACCGCCAGTCTATATGCAGATGTTTGACGAGGAACGACGCGGTAATCATACGCAGTCGGTTGTGCATGAAGCCCGTTTCATTTAACTGACGCATACCCGCATCGACAATGGGAAACCCTGTTTTACCATCGCACCAAGCGCCAAACCAGTCTCTTCTGTTTTGCCAATGCATACCGTCGTAGGCGCTATTAAAAGGTTGAGACACCACATGCGGGAAATGAAAAAGAATCATCATGAAAAATTCCCGCCAAATGAGTTCTGACAAGAAAGATTGAGCTCCTTTAGAATCATCGTCCTTCAATTTGCCGACCACGTCTCGTATGGACAGGTTTCCAAAACGCAAATAGGGCGAAAGATGTGAAGTTTTATCAATTCCAGGCAAGTTGCGATTCTCAAAGTAGTCTTTAATTTGCGTCTTGAAAAATGTTCCCCAATGGTTCTTACCGACGCTTTCGCCTCCTGGAATTATGTTTTTGACCTGTTTAAAACCGATTTGCGATAACGTCGTGACCGCTTCAAGTGAATGTGAGAGGGGCTTGATTTTTTCCCATGTTACTGCCGATGGTCGGAAGTAATCCGGAGGTAAGTTCTGCAATTCATCAAGCCATTTGTTCTTGTAAGCCGTGAAAACCTTATAGGGTGTCCCGTCATTCTTGATTATTTCCGATTTCTCAAATATGACCTGATCTTTTGAAGAATGGAAATTAATTCCACTGTCTTTGCAAATACTATGAATTTTTTTGTCACGATCTATTGCTTCAGGTTCATAGTCGTGATTAACATATAGGGCGTCGATCGTGGAATTTGAAAGAATGCGTGGAATTACTTGGTCAGGTTTACCAAAGAATATGTGAACCGGTCCTGCTTTTTTTTGCGCGAGTTGACGATTCATGTCCTCAAGAGATTCCCAGATGAACGACACTCTCCGGTCGTGTGGCGGAAGTGATTTCAGCATATCCTCATCGAATACAAAAACACAAGATACCTGATCGCTCTGCGTCAATGCGCTCGATAAAGCGGTATTGTTTGTGAATCTGAGATCACGCCGAAACCAAACTAAGGAATGTCTGTTATCCATTTACCAGCATACGCGGGAAAGTGAAAATTTTCAATAGGTGGATTAACGTATTTTATCTTTGTTTCTTTTTTAGTCTTTTTTGTTTATTTTGTCCACCGAAAATGTGAAAGGTGTGAATGCATTACCGTAGTTTAGAATCGTGTGTTACCGATCTTGAAAAAAAGGGTCAACTGATTCGTGTAAAAGAGGAGGTTGATCCGTGTTTGGAGATGGCTGAGATCCAAAGACGCGTTTATCAGGTTCAAGGTCCGGCGTTACTTTTTACTAATGTCAAAGGATCCCGATTTCGTTGTGTATCCAATTTATTCGGAACGATGGCGCGAACCAGATTTATTTTTCGTTCGTCGTTGGAAAGCGTTAAGAAGCTCGTCGAACTGAAAATCGATCCAACAATCGCGATGAAACATCCATTTCGCTATTGGTCTGTTCCGCTTACGGCTTTAAAAACAATACCTCAAAAACGGTTTCGATCACATTTTGAATCCTGCAAAATACAGGACTTGCCGCAAATTCAATCATGGCCTGATGA is a genomic window of bacterium containing:
- a CDS encoding FAD-dependent oxidoreductase, which encodes MTHSGKTVIVIGGGLAGLATATLLSDRGFQVTLIEQKHRLGGRTFSFQDRTTSDVVDNGQHILMGCYHYTLRWLKFLGQAQPTQTGRLIHIPFAAPHKKLSSLIIPVLPMPMHLLVGILRFKNLSFWERLLLIKAGLKLPFQHIPETISVDDWLKDLGQNENLKTYFWNPVCLAVMNESLQNASAKLFATALKHMFLVKGDYSRIIIPKTGLSELFVIPSEVLIRQNGGIVLLDREVDKIQLANDQITGITLNNKNLLQADVYVSAVPQSGFFNIIDKDIRDKHFQAMAVLRTSPIISIYVWLTGIQTDQLFHGSFIGCIHTKIQWIFKKSDSLLEITISGAVDMINRQREEIFELIVGELEILFADFKGSMVRHFLVIKERNATFSQPPDSGYHRPSCRTPIKNFYIAGDWTDTGLPATIEGAVKSAYTAVDHVCAEYLR
- a CDS encoding phytoene/squalene synthase family protein, which gives rise to MYNLFNPSISDYVRQSGSSFYFPMLVFPKDKRDAIMTVYAFCRYTDDMVDTENGNHNPFEFLDHWKTELQTAITGKSQLNFLNRLVYIARRFSIPLELFFELIRGVEMDLTKNRYKTFDELYEYCYRVASTVGLMTVSILGEKNSRIESYAVNTGIAVQLTNIIRDVASDIKKNRIYIPKQELEKFGCTEDDLLSGNNQSSFVRLMREQCIRARRYYMKADEDYAAERSYILFPARAMQNIYHSLLVKTERNLENLSSKKISLSIPQKASIVFKTWWNERQFA
- a CDS encoding redoxin domain-containing protein — its product is MLKKNDRITELEFQDSEGINYRLEKFHGRKAVALFFYPMDFTRICTAQVCYFRERYEEICKLGGELFGVSLDDSVTHNSFISKHQLPFPLIYDHRKKLGKQFGVLRLGGILRNKRATFVLSPAGIILDVIHNEFNAEVHADRFIEILESMNL
- a CDS encoding methylated-DNA--[protein]-cysteine S-methyltransferase, which codes for MIIYKIIKSPLGDMVLGSIADKICFLEFYLPERYKEMSGKIRKVFDAEWVEGTNDVIEQAEKELQEYFSGKRKNFTVPLDLRGSEFEIKIWEQLQKIPYGHVCSYGDIAKKINNPKSVRAVGGANHNNPVAIIVPCHRVIGKNGSLVGYGGGIDKKKLLIELERGELNLL
- a CDS encoding protein kinase produces the protein MNQQPNIEKLGRYKILGILGQGAMGIVYKAIDERIERVVAIKTLQAGTDLPEDRIAEFRERFFHEAQYAGKLNHPAIVTIFDVEEVDGISYIAMEYVDGKTLEHVIDNESELPVSRMIEIMIEICDGLSYAHKNGVVHRDIKPSNIILTNDGHAKITDFGIAKVSTSNNTVVGTILGTPGYMSPEQITGKSVDHRTDIFSLGAVFYEFLTQHKAFPGTNLTEILYRVMNENPPPVSVVNPMVPPVFDNIISRALRRNAEERYRSVDFFEQDIQRVELTLTMTGSRGMSALSDDTAKMALPSLFNKIGISLDYKKLTMGLSVYSGMLTFILFFMLIFGSHTNRIADTLTAQKPASLEVALNVPDAVVSIDGLVIQTKKNSIKIDSVGVGEHRLVVKRDFYEKYETALVFATGESKKVDVNLKLSPVEIPPGVDTSFITITSNPKMAKVETSTGLFIGYTPIEKFPFPGGNYTLLFSKEDYSSKTRNVVFRRYRNYPVEMTLDKLRGFVSLERVYPEDAGLIWNGKKLQKNLRTNRFSVEVGDQTVTISADGYEDVTKQLVLKFDETIELGDSLKATYGSLLVQSNPSGADIFIDDSEKSVGKSPVQLDLLLASTHRISAAYKNEKRNKTIKVEKNDTITTTIVFSNPNGFLELNSDPPGAYIYINTALRRGVTTPQTIEIQPGFHKIRLTHPKFSKFYELTVRVRPENSTKIEHKFE
- a CDS encoding glycosyltransferase family 1 protein, which encodes MNPIIESQIDGLKEVAHNLWWTWNQSAQLIFKELATMVWEETNHNAVAVLNSISPAELQARLRESTFGESVKEMLDDFHQYMHREKTWGSVNMAEFQQHPIAYFSPEFALHESLPIYSGGLGVLSGDHIKSASDLGIPMVGIGLFYRQGYFHQTLAVDGWQHETYVTNDPHNLPITLLRDKAGKPVVTFVEIGHSIVKLYVWKLNIGRIKLYLLDSNHPDNEEHYRELTARTYGGDITTRICQEIAMGIGGVRLLNTIGVEPSVYHMNEGHSAFLGLELAREKLLEGKTIEEAFSWVKEHCVFTTHTPVPAGHDRFTKDLMLFTLSNYSATLGISIDKIMEYGRVNPYDDKETFCMTVFALKMSRSTNAVSALHSDVTRKMWQGLFPDKPVEQVPITHITNGVHILGWMNYPTRKFWHKFLGEDWEYHIMQGDFWHKVSDPNFIPDEEIWALRYNLRRLLIEFTRMRLKEQQRRAGGNGVKLFDTFLSPDALTIGFSRRFATYKRAPLIFANIEKSLSMFNNEDRPLQIIFAGKAHPKDDNGKALIKRVVELSKHPQLFGKVAFIENYDINVARFLISGCDIWLNTPRRPLEASGTSGQKIAIHGGLNLGILDGWWREGYDSTNGFAIGKDEHPDSEQEQDRVDEVNLYNVLLNEVIPTFYNRDAANIPRLWIMKIRKAMQTLIPKFNTDRMVADYATRIYKK